The sequence ACTAGCTGTGTAAAGAAGGAATAAATggatctgataccatgttaagaaAACTCCATTAATGGGAGGTTGAAGgtgaagtagaagtagaagaatgaagaagaagaatagaaatgAAACTACTATTCCATTggattacaactcaaagaaacaGACTGGAACAAAAAATGAATTCATCCATCCACTTTCAACTACTACTACTTCTACATATACACAACAACTAACCGACTTAATTATTCCTAGTTAACACAAGTGGACAACTGTCTAACTGCCTAACAACCTCATGATTAGTttactaactaactaactaactaattaCATCACTTCAATTAATTCTCAGCTCAACATTTACCCCTAAAATTAATCGTATGCATTAAATgtatacaatttcaatttcaatgtccaatgaatatcattaatattattaaaaggtaaaatagtaaaatttacCATTCAATTTATAATTTCTAATCACTGTATAAAATAACATGTATCTAACTAAAATAAGACGGAGAAAGTATGTATTAAACTGTTTAAATAATTGATGAATAAAGAAGTATCATAACGGGTTTAGCTGTTTATCCAACAAATTTCCCATTAAATTAGATTTGTTGAATTTTCCTTCAACCTCACCATCCAAACACCCCCACCCTAGCCCTTAAACCTACCGCTTCGTAATGTGACCCACCCCACACCCGATCGACTTGGAGCTTGACCCAGTATTTCCTAATCCCAGACCCTACCCGACACTCGACCTAAGATTTTCCCCTACCATAACCAAAAATTGGTTGGTATAGGGTTCGGGGTTAGGTTTGGGTCGGAGGTCGGGGATGGGCGGATCAATTCAAGTCTTAGGATTGGATCTCGGGGTCGAATTGGGTCTTAGGGTAAGGTCGTGCATGTGTTGGGGTCGAGGGCCGGAGTCGTGAGTCGAGTCTCAAGGTTGAGGTTGGGTCCTAGGTCCGAATCTGGGTCATAGTACTTAGATTATACCTAAATgcttttgaaataatattttctccTTACTAACCAAACattagaaaataagtaagaaaatcaTTTATTTTCGAGAAAATGTGTTTCCTCTTCTAAGAACCGCAAAGATAAGACATCTACGAACCCAGTTAGTATAGTTTGTAAAAGAACTTCGTCGTTAATGCAATTGAAGAATTCTACCTTAGCCTTAGTGGTTGGAATAAAATACTTTAGTAGCTTTTTCCCTAAATATATAATCGTTACCGTGAATAAATTGTTCTCTCCAACCAAATGACTTTGAAAAAGGCACAATTTACGCTTTTGAATATTGATGTTGagatatcaacatcaatataggagaaatgttttcaaaatattgcataatcaaaagaattaatattttatttacgtAGAGTAGAGTAATGTACCTACTAATACAAATAACTACCAGCATTTCCTTCTCAGTACAAATATCGACATCGCAATAGGAAAACTTTTACATAATATCGTGTAATCAAAAGAATTTGTAGTTTATTTAAGTAGAGAAGAGCAAAGTACCTGCTAATACAAATAACTACCAGCATTTTCTTCTCAGTACAGACTAAtacttttttaataaaacaaaaaattgatgGCAGGGGAAGGATTACAATGTGGCGGAATTGAACATTCACCAACAAGGAAAGAGTTTAGGTAGCCAACCAACTAAACTGTTAAGGAGGAAAGAGTTTAGGTAGCTAACCAACTAAACTGTTAAGGAGGGAGCTTATCGTATACAAACATAACATGATGAAGATATACCATCTTTTACTTAACTAAAACTCCACTAATAATATGGCATGAATTTGGAGCGGATGACAAACTCATCTCTACTTAATCATGAAGACATGCCAACTTTTATTTACTATtaatataacaccccatatttttgtgtgtACTTGTTCTATTTTGTATGGAACTTGATATATCTTTGTGGTGTAGATGGAGTTCTAAATACTTCCCTTGTGGTTTAATGTGATCaagtatatacaaattttaagttagattaaagagttaaggaccaaaaattgagtattttgttaaggtgctttcttgacttactTAAGCTAGCAGGTGAATCACTTActtgagctatttggaccaagttaatggacccaagATTATGGACCAGATTTGATCCTATGTTAAAGTACTCATTTGGGCCTAACTTAAGCAAAagagaaggaaataaaaaaagCCAACACTCAAAGCTACAAAGGCTCATTTTAGTTTAGCCCAACTATGAATTAAATAAGTATGTACATAACCTACTAAAACTTTGTACATAACCTACTAAAACTTTCTTTGACCAACTTATTGGTccaaatacactaccacctacttgaattaattttggcccaagttaaaggaaagaaaagatgGAGAATGGGCAACAAAGGCCCAATAGCTTTGGATCCACAAAAGTCCAATATATTGGGCAAGTATATACATCATTTACTTGAAAAAATATAgaccaaaaatagtcaataagtCGTCAAAGAGAAGCTTCTATATATGGATTGGAAATCAgaaattttttctcatttcaacttagacaaaaatttcagctttctaggtttttctctcttgttctctcttggctATGAAGTAACCCTATAGTTCCACAAgggttcttgggattgaccttcctTCCAAGCTAAAGGTATGTGAATAATTCATGAGCTTGTACTAAGAAAACTATGtgttcttcaagattaattttcgGACAACCCTCTCTTTAAGTTTTGTTAGTcaattgttcttagttattaagggatttatcttttatcttttggtgtatgtgtgaagggattaaactattgaataaataaacattaaGGACTAAActaccaaggaaatcaaggtatggtTGCTGTCCACTTTTATCCTTTTTCCATATACATGTGTTGATGGAGGATTACACATATTTTGTTGCTATTAAATGATGATTGGAGTGTTGTTGCggactgttttgtgtgtttgGGTTGGGGGCTGCCCGGTTGCTATTGGGAAAAGGTGTGATTATTTTGTATTGAACTATAGAAGATGGATGTGGTGATACATCACTGAATTAATGATTGTGTACGTCTATTGCTCATTTTTCTTTGTGTCTTAGTTGGGAAGTGTAATGAAGCCAAAGATTGTGTCGggggatattatatgaatatgtatggtatgtggatgtaattggagtataataGGGTTAAATTGACACTCTTTATTGATAAATTAAGAGCTTACTTCCcggccactagtttggtgaagttaaatagccaaaatgtgacgtttggttgctaatattagtttgccatatatttcattgtagataagtaatataaaagggTGGAGAGTCGAGTTGGTTTGGTATTGGAGTTttacaaccaggtatgtaaggcatacccTATTTTGCACTCTTGGCATGAAAACGGACACTTGTTCCATCGAGCAAGCTTCCAAGATTATTCTATAACACGTGATACATAATAGCACCGTATGATATCCCATGTTACTAATGAACTTGATCCCACTCTCTAATGGGTTAAAACACTACAATACATGCTTGCTACCAATTCTACATGTCTATTTTCACtagtaaatttcagaatttcttcggttactcaaataagactcatatgttatttttagctcctaaacacttcattagcgTGCCAACAACTCCTtaattcattgttattgcattgattacctatttatatgtctcttattaatagatcattgtttcaaggtaccctaatgttatgaccaccgaagtaacaatctcaaaggctaattAAACTAAGTAATGGAAATCTATAAAACGGGTgatagctcaggggcataagcctagcatgggccgatcccgatactttatatatgggtggcatctcaggggcgtaagcctagcatgggccgatcccaatgtttatttacaggtggcagctcaggggcataagccttgCATGGGCAGATCCTGATTtgttatttaccactgatcagctggtcattcgTATCATATAGATTACAAAGataatgaagtaagaaggtaaaataagaaaagaaatgtaATGTACCCTGTTCCACAAGTAAATGTAAAGGTGGTCTCTAGCACTATTTTTACACTTGCTCCAGATTTTTATTAAAcctttgtatcttgtattgttacttttctgccttgcatactcagtacatgtTTTTGTACTGACTCCCCTTATGGGGGACTTATATTTCACGctacaggcacaggtgcttcGGCAAACACGCCTCCTCAATAGGAGCCCAGTATATCcatctgctattggtgagctacagtttgctttggggctttccgagTCGATTCTATATTTTTTGGTAGTGTATAAAAGTTAATAGTATGGCAAGGGTTTGTCCTGACCTTAGCTAAGTTCTACGTAtcgtctagaggctttgtagaccaatgtaaagttaagcatggtagTGTGTTATCTTGTAGATGTTATGGCCCTAACGACCAAGTCTATTATGTATATGGTTTTAAGGCTTgtcgtttatattttttttattaaggcattatatccGTAGATGGCAAAACCTTTGCCTATTATAATTGCATGCATATGAATTCCAAGGTTATgggttggttctctcgggccttcacggctacgggtgcctgttttccccaataggatttgaggcatgacaattAACTTCTAATTAGGCATGAATCTAGCTAGAATAAGTACTCAATCATCATCAGAGTGCTTTTTGCGATGATTTTTCTTCTTCGCCTTGTTAGAGTCTGAGTAACCCTGCCAATTTATTAGATTAAATCAATAAAAGAAGAATATAACTCTAGAAGGTTGCATGCTATATTCTAAATTAAGATAGCATAAACGTTGAGGCACATTACTTACATATTTCTTCCGACCATAACCTTCATCATCATTATCGCGCTTCCCATAGCTAATCTTCTTGTAGTCGTCTTCCCCGGACCTTCCACAACTAGGCCTCTCAATTGTAGAACTCCCATACGTGTTGCTCTTTTTCCTATACCCACTAGATCCATAATCATGAAAATCTGTCTTTCTCCCATAACTTGACCCATTTGATGAATGTTTCCCCTAATCTTCATCATGACCATAATCTCTTTTCCTTACGTTCCCCGATCTATATGCAGATGTGGTTTTAGTTCCGTATCCACCAGATTTATTTCTGTAACTAGACCCATGATGTGATGCGGATTTACTCCTATATACACCAGATTCATTTCCATAACCAAACCCGTAACCCAAACTCTTATCCTTGTATCCACTTTTCTTTGTATGACTGGATACGGTTTTGGTCCCATGTCCATCAAAGTCATTTTCGTAACCAGACCCGTAACCCAAACTCTTATCCTCATATTCACTTTTCTTTGCATGACCAGATACGATTTTGATCCAAAGTCCACCAAAGTCATTTCCATAACCAGACCCATAACCCGAACTCTTATCTTTGTATCCACTTTTCTTTGAATGACCCGGATACGATTTTGGTCCCATATCCAATAGAGTCATTTTCATAACCAGACCCGCAACTTGAACTCTTTCCCCCCCTATTCACCTTTCTTTGCATGACCGAATACGCGTTGTTTTTTGGGCTGTATTTTTGCAACactacttcaacacaagttcaagaataaaatcaagaacacttatgaagttgtcCAAccccttcaacacaagatcaaaatgatctttcaaagaagtatgttttcattttcttaaagaaaaataaatgaagcaTAAAAAAGACAAGTTCTCTGAATTCATGGAGTGtctttaaggaaataattcccctcaagtatccgaggttgtgaaatttttctcccaggataaaataaatttacaactagaatgtagtggtacctcaaactttttggttttctttgaactcactcaatggGAGGTGATCACACGGAGTTTTTAGAATcaagagaatatttttcttatgcaaaaatttttcatactaaacctgtggaaaacatgcaggtttatatagccataaagtgcctcttccgaaaggtggcaatggttcatctgaaaaggtgtatcctttggaagagtcatgtttgTTCATTTAAAACATTATGTCTTTTTTTTGAACAGATACAATTATCCAAACAGtcactctttttttaaaaaaatgtgtcttttcctcaaaaggttgtgtccctccatttttcattcataccaaTTGAACCCAATAACCCCCCACATAAATGGaaatgactattctttgtaaaaccttatggaaaagtatgtgatcatcaagcaaagactgattgtatatcgataagtaggtttccctttgaactttccgtagtgaacatgcatcggatgcactcggtcaatcggtagatttgatatctttgaactgtcgagctttaatgtacacctagataacacatgtcacacaaccaaccttttaccatttattgttctcatggttttgttcgtTTCAGACATGAACACGTCCTggtctcatgagagcttagagaataggccttcactaacattctccttaaagCGGCTTCGACTTCGCTCTCACAttggtgatttctaaatgttcaatcctgtagattaaaatatttggtcaaatctaccaaatttagctaatcattaaaaaacttcacaccataagtcttattcttgtttactaaacattgtctacatcattaGAATGGGTTggatatattgacaatgttgaacctattagacacaactttgtttgatctttttGAACCTTGCTCTTGGGATTTTcaatctgctaggtagagttaccgtcatgctgacttgtccttgGATGTAAACCCATTAccttggatgtcctctcaactctTTCTCTAGACAGgacttttgtaagtggatccgatacattatcctttgactttatatAGTCAACAGTTATAATTCCACTATTGAGAAGTTCTCTAACAatattatgtcttcgtcttatgtgatgagatttaccgttgtacatcatgctcactgccctacctattgccactTGGAAATcgcagtgtatacatactggtgccactggtttggaccagtaagaaatatcttccaagaaattccaatgccattctgcttcttcaccatcTTTATCTAACGCGATAAATTCTGATTTCATCGTAGAGCAAGCAATTcatgtctatttggatgatttccaagagactccTCCTCCACTTATTGTAAATACGTATCCACTCGTGGATCTTACTTCATTTGAATTGGTGATCCagtttgcatcactatatccttcaagtaccgcagtatatttattataatgcaaagcatagtcttgggtgtatttaagataccccaaaactcttttcattgtcatccaatagTTTTGtagggattactcgtgtaccgactcaacttactagtagcgcatgctatgtctggtcatgtacaattcattatatacattaaacatccaaTACTCTTACGTActtcaattgtgagtcactttcgtcttcattcttttgaagtgtgaagctcacatccaatagagtcttggcaatatcGAATTCTAAATACTTGgatttgtcaagtactttttcgatataatgagattGCGATAataccaacccttgtggagttctatggattcttattcctaagatcacatcggcaactccaagatctttcatatcgaacttgatCTCGAGCATTTGATTTATGgcctttatgtcagaaatgtctctactgatgatcaacatatcatctacatataaacaaacaatgacttggtgatttagagtgtctttaatgtaaatgcacttatcatattcatttatcttaaacccatttgtcaacatagtttggtcaaactttgcatgctattgtttaggtgcttgttttagtccatacagTGACTttacaagtttacacaccttattttcttttcctggaaccacaaaaccctcgggCTATTCCATAgagatttcttcctccaattctctattcgggaatgttgtttttacatccatttaatggatttcaagaccatatactgccgccaaggcaattaatatttgaatcaatgttatccttattactggcgagtatgtatcaaagcaATCAAGGCCTtttttctgtttgaagccttttactacaagtcttgccttgtatttgtcaatagtaccatccgcttttattttgcttttgaaaatttatttagaacctaaaggtttattttttggaggaagttcaaccaactcccatgtatggttgcttaagattgaatcaatctcactattgactgcctctttccaaaaggatgagtctgacgacgataTTGCTTCTTGAaaagtttgaggctcattttctatgagaaatgttacaaaatctgatccaaacaaaGTCGACGTTGtttgacgtgtactatgtcttggattttcatcattatgtatattctcacttggttcatctcgtggtcgtttagacccccaactgactgttcatgtctagttttatatggataaatgtgttcaaagaattcagcattatctgattcaa comes from Capsicum annuum cultivar UCD-10X-F1 chromosome 2, UCD10Xv1.1, whole genome shotgun sequence and encodes:
- the LOC107857890 gene encoding uncharacterized protein At5g39570-like; translated protein: MTLLDMGPKSYPGHSKKSGYKDKSSGYGSGYGNDFGGLWIKIVSGHAKKSEYEDKSLGYGSGYENDFDGHGTKTVSSHTKKSGYKDKSLGYGFGYGNESGGKHSSNGSSYGRKTDFHDYGSSGYRKKSNTYGSSTIERPSCGRSGEDDYKKISYGKRDNDDEGYGRKKYGYSDSNKAKKKNHRKKHSDDD